Genomic DNA from Candidatus Koribacter versatilis Ellin345:
CTCATGGCGTTATGTTAATGCGAACGTTCAAGACTTTGGTTGAGTGTACGGCACGAATGGGGAGTCCATTCTGACTCTCCGGTTGTTACACTGAATCCGACACCGAAAGACATAGATAAATCCAAAGAATGTCCACAATTCCAAAGCCAGCCGTAAAGGTCTTCGTTGCCACTACGGTGATGCTGACCTTCATCTCTTTTTGGCGCGCGGCCGCCATTGTTCTCTCAGACTTAGCGTCTTCCGCATACTACGTCGGTGGCGACGCCGAAAAGGTCATCGGCAAGAGCGCACCCTGGTTCGTCCTAGCGGTCATGCTGTTCAGCTATGCGGTCCGCGCCATTTATATCGAGTCGAGCTCGATGTTCGTGCGTGGAGGCGTCTACAAGGTCGTCAAAAGCGCCATGGGCGGTCAGCTTGCAAAGCTGTCGGTATCCGCGCTGCTCTTCGACTACGTCCTGACCGGCCCGATTAGCGCTGTTTCTGCCGGACAATATCTCGTCGGCTTCCTGCAGGACCTGTCCACGCGGCTTCATCATCCGATTACGTTATCCGACGCCGGCGTGAATTACTGTGCCGCCGTCTTCGGCTGTCTCGTGACCGGTTATTTCTGGCACAAGAACATCCAGGGCATTCACGAAAGCAGCGAGAAGGCGCTTCGCATCATGCAGATCACCACGGTCATGGTGGTGATTTTGATCGGCTGGTGCCTGGCAACGCTCGTGATTCATCCCAGTACGGCGCACCTTCCACCTTTGCCATCGGGCCACAACCTGCTCAAGACGGACGAATCTCTGGGTTGGCTGCACGGGACGATGTTCGCCAATCTGACCTGGATTCTGTTGCTGGTGGGTTTCGGACACTCCGTGCTGGCAATGAGCGGCGAGGAATCGCTCGCACAGGTGAACCGCGAGATCGAGCACCCGAAACTCAAGAACCTGGAAAAAGCGGGCCTGGTCATTTTCTTGTACAGCCTGCTGTTCACCGGCCTGGTTTCGTTTTTCGCGGTGATGATTATTCCCGACAATGTTCGCCCGAATTATTTCGCGAACTTGATCAGTGGATTGGCGATGAACGTTGCCGGTCCCTACAACGTAAAGCTTCTGTTCCAAGGCTTTGTCGTGATCGTGGGTGCACTGATCCTGTCGGGAGCAGTCAACACGGCCATCGTGGGCGCCAACGGCGTTCTGAACCGTCTCAGCGAAGACGGTGTAATGACGCCATGGTTCCGCAAGCCACATCATCGGTTCGGGACAAGCAGCCGCATCATCAACCTGATTGCTGGCTTGCAGATCGCGACGATTCTGGCGAGCCGCGGCAATGTTTACCTGCTGGCTGCTCTGTATGCCTTCGGCGTGATCTGGTCCTTCTCGTTCATGTCGCTGGCGGTGTTCGTCCTGCGATTTACGAGTCCAGAGGGCCGCGAGTGGCGGGTGCCAGGCAACATTCGGATCGGCGGGAAGGAAATTCCGGTCGGCGTTGGACTGATTGCGGTGTTGCTCTTCTCGATCGCAATCGTCAATTTGTTCACCAAGACGCTTGCGACCAAATACGGCATTGCCTTCAGCATCTTCCTGTACGTCGTGTTCACGATTTCGGAGCGGCTTAACCAGAAGACCGTTGCTGGTGGCGGCCACGATCTCGAACAGTTCCGCGTGCAGGCGCAAGACGACATCACCGCGGAAGCGATGGAGGTCCGACCGGGGAACATCCTGGTAGCGGTCCGCGACCCTCGCAATCTCTTCTACCTGCGCGAGGTGTTGAAGCACACCGATACGACCAAGCAAGACGTCGTGGTCATGACGTCACGCCTCTACCACCGCGAGTACTCGTTCAGCGGCAACACCAACCTCGACAGCTCAGAGGTCTTTGAGGAGTATGAGCGTCAGTTGTTCACCGCGGTCGTGAACGAGGCTGAAAAACAGGGCCGCCACGTTTCACTGCTGGTTGCGCCGACGAACGATGTGTTTGAAAGCATCGTGGCCACTGGCGCGCGTTTGCACTCGACCGTAATCGTCTGCGGGTTGTCGAACAAATTGACCCCCGAAGAGCAGGGCAAGCTGACCGGCGACGCCTGGGAACGCCTACCTGATCCCAAGCCGCGCATGAGATTGATTGTGGCTTCGGCGGACGGACAGAAATGGGAGTTCGAGCTTGGTCCGCACACCCCGCGCATGCGTCGCGAAGACTTGAAGCTCATGCACGACATCTGGCTCCAGGTCACCCGCGATCCGGCATACAGCAAGCTGCATCACTACCACGTCATCGCCGTCGCGTTGAAAGAGCTGCAGCAGCGGCTGAATGGCACCGAGAGCGCCGCGGCGCTTTCCGATATTCGTGACGAGATCGAGCGCAAGGACGAAGAGTTCTGACGATTCCCGTTTAATAGCGCCACAAACGTCCCCGCTCGTACCACAGAGCGGGGATTCTTGTGTCAGGCGATCGGTCGCAAACTGGATTCGACTAGAAAAGAGACCGTTATGGCCACTGCAGTTTATTTCAATCCGGTTCGCACCCAGTTCGATTGGCATCGTCGTATTGTTGACAGCCTCGGCTTACACTTTGTGGCCACAGCTTCGGTGACTGAAACGCTGCATTTCATGGAAGAGAAATTTGTGTCGCTCGTGCTGCTTAGCAATAGCGGCGGTTATGGCCTCGAAGACGCTGCGTTTCCTATCAAGGCGCGCCACACCGATACAAAGGTGGTCGTTTTGGCCTCTAATCAGGCTCCGGATCGCTTGCCCGACCACGTTGACGCCTGGATCTGTGTCGCCGATCACGAGGACATTGTGCGCGAGCGTCTACGGGCATTCGCCGGCAGCGAGGTTGCTGTCTCCTAGTTTCTAGCGTCTAATCTCTCGATGAAGTTTTGCGTACTCGTTCTATGGCTGGTCGCGAGTTTCTGCGCCGCGCAAAATAGCGCCGAGCCTCCCGCCACGACGGATCCAGCCACAAAAGCTCCGCTCACCATGGATTGGAACGGAATCCCGACAGTCAACGTCAACGTGGTGAAGGGAAGTGTCGTCGTAGCCAACCAGGCTGGAGATGACTTCGACCAAACCGTGATCATCGAAGCCGTGAACGAGGTAGGGAAAGCCTTCGCGCTCGGATATCAGCACTTCAGCCTTCGCAGCCATTCCCGCAGTGTTCCCATCAGTTTTGAAACCAAGCTGCCGCCCGGACATTACAGCATCCACGCTGACGCGGTCGCAGAGATCGCCTCGAAGCATGCCATCTACCGGCAACATATCGAAGGGCCCACCACGTTTTCTATCACCGTTATTTGAGCAGCAAGAATGGCGGCCGCAGCCGCCATTCTGTGAATCGAATCCGAGGAAATTACGCCGACATCTTCGATGGGTTCTTCTGCGCCAGCAACGCTTCCAGCAGCGACTTGGCCACTTCCATGGCGTTCGGCTTCAACTCGTTGCCATCGGTCACGTAGACTTCTCCATCGGCCAGCATGGAGAGAGGCATGTCCTTGCGCTTGAGCGGATACTCCATCTCGCGATCGTGATATTCCTTGAGATGGATCGCATGCTTCTTCAAATCGAGCGACGCGATCACACTGCGGTCGGAGGACTCGTGGAGAAGGTGAACGGCTTCCGGAGTGATCTTGCGGCAGACGATGTGGGAGCGCTGTTCGGGGACGTAGCGGTTAACGCTCGTGATGCGAGTTTCCAGCGCGGAAAGAACATCAGCCCAAAGGGCACGGCAGCGAATCTCGATGTGCGTATTATCGTGCAATGAGGCCTCCCCCAAATTGAGGCAGTACCGAAGCAGTCGTATTCTCCGCCAGAGCGGCGAGGGGCACCAATAGTACCCCAGACCATGTACTTTCGGGGAGAGGGTGCGGGGAGTAACTAGGCGGATACCTGTCGTCGCGGAGAATTGCCGTCTTTTTGAATTCGATGACACTGTTACGAGCACTTTCACGCGAAATAGAATAAGTCGTAAGTATAGCTATCACAATAGTTTGATAGGTTTACTAAATGAATCGCATGAAGAACAACTTTCATATGCTTCCTGATGATTTTCGCGCTGCCGGACACAAAGTGATCGACTGGGTGGCCGATTATCACGCGCACGTCGAAGACTTTCGGGTGCTCTCCCAAGTGAAGCCCGGGGAGATTTGCGATGGCTTACCGGACAGTCCGCCTCAGCAGGGGGACTCAGTCACCAACATCCTTCCGGACATCGAGCGCCATGTCCTGCCGGGCATCACCCATTGGCAGTCGCCGAACTTCTACGCCTACTTTCCCTCGAACAACTCGGGGCCATCCATCCTCGGAGATCTCGTCTCCTCCGGACTCGGAGTGCAGGGGATGTTGTGGGCGACGAGCCCTGCTTGCACCGAAGTCGAGATGAAGATGCTCGACTGGCTCGTTCAAATGCTCGGCTTGCCAGAGCACTTCCTCAATTCGTCGAAACATGGCGGCGGGGTCATCCAGGACAGCGCTTCAAGCGCAACGTTGTGCGCATTGCTGGCCGCGCGCGAGCAGGCCACGAATGGCCAAACGAACGAGGAAGGATGCCGACTGCCGCTGGTTTGCTACACCTCAAACCAGGCACACTCGCACGTCGAGAAGGACGTGAAGGTCGCCGGCCTCGGCCGCAAGAACCTGCGTCTGATTGATGTTGACCAAGAATTTGCAATGCGTCCCGAAGCGCTCGAACGTCAGATCGTCGAAGACAAAGCGGCAGGGAAGATCCCTTTCTTTGTCTGCGCGACCATCGGCACAACTTCCAGCCTTGCGATCGATCCGATCCCGGAGATTGCTGCCATCTGTAAGCGGCACGGTCTCTGGCTACACGTGGATGCCGCCATGGCGGGGACGGCAGCGCTTTGTCCTGAATTTCGCTGGACGCACAACGGCGTCGAACTGGCCGACAGTTACGCCTTCAACCCGCATAAGTGGATGTACACCAACTTCGACTGCACCGCCTTCTGGGTCAAGGATCGGCACGCGTTGATCAACAGCTTGAGCGTCGTGCCGGAATACCTGCGCAACCAGGCGTCCGAACAAGGCGAGGTCTTTGATTATCGCGATTGGCACGTGCCCCTGGGACGCCGCTTCCGCGCCCTGAAGCTATGGTTCGTGATCCGACACTATGGCGTCGAAGGCCTGCAACATCACGTGCGGCAGAATGTCGCATGGGCGCAGGAATTTGCCGCGTGGGTCAAGGCGGATTCGCGTTTCGAACTGGTCGCACCCCACCCGCTGAGTCTCGTGTGCTTCCGACTGAAAAGCGGCGACGCCGCCAGCGAACAGCTGCTGAAGCGCGCGAATGAAAGCGGGAAGATATTCATCTCGCACACCAAGCTCGACGGCAAATATGTGCTTCGGTTCTCGATCGGGCAGGCGAAAACCGAACGGCATCACGTCGAAGCGGCCTGGAAATTGATTAGCGATCTTGCAGATCGGTCCTAGGAATTCTTCGGCGCCTTCGGTTCATCCTCATTGCCCGAATTGGCGTAGGAAAGCGCGATGCCGGCGAAGAGCATGAGTGCCAGATTCCAGAGCGCTTGGTGGTCTTTGATCTGAAGCGAGCCGTAGGGCTCAAAAAGGAAGACCGCGAAGAGGCCGCTTGCAATGATCGAGGCTACGACCCCGGCAAGCATGCCGAAGTATCGTGCGCAAAGAATGATAAAGACGAGAAAAACGACAGGGACGATGAGGGAACGGTGCGTCCCGCGCACTGAAAAAATCAAAAAAACCGCCAGCAAAACGCTGACGACGATGCCCGCCAAAGAGAGGAAATGGCGCCGGTAGTGCTCTTGTCTGTTCACACCCGCCCGTTGTTCACAGAGTAACGGACAGCCAAAGCAGTTCCAATGGCACATAGGCGCTGAAAGCGCCGCCAGCAGGCGGTTTCTTCCGAATTATATGAATTGACGAAATCCATTCAGAGTACGTCACAAGACTGTTTGCTCACGTTGCTGTCCGTGATGGGAAACGGCCCTTGGGTCACGGCAGCAGTTCTGCTTGACCCTGAAATCAGAGGGCCGCATAATCGCTGCTTCTACAACGTTTGGGCCATTCCATATTTTTACCTGGGTATTGCGGAAAGGGGTTGTCATGCGTCGTTTCACTACTGCTGCGGTGATTGCGCTGTTGCTGCTCTCCGTGTCTGCCTTCCCTCAGGCGACACGCAAGAAACGCGTTGCGATCATGAGCTTCGACTACGGCACTGTTCATAGCAGCGTCGCCGCCATCTTCGGTTCCGATCAAGATGTGGGGAAGGGTATCTCCGACCTTCTTATTCAGAAGCTCGTCAACGACGGAGATTATTCCGTGATCGAGCGTGCGCAGCTCGACAAGATCATGGCCGAGCAGAACTTTTCCAATAGCGATCGCGCCGATCCGAACAGTGCCGCGAAGATCGGCCGTCTGCTGGGCGTGGATGCCATCATCACCGGCAGCATTACCCAATTCGGTCGCGATGACCAGCACACCAACGTTGGCGGAGGCGGCTACGGCGGGATTACCGGCCGCTACGGCATCGGCGGCGTAGGCACGCACAGCGCAAAGGCGGTGGTCGGTATCACCGCTCGCCTGGTTGATGTAAACACCGCGGAGATCCTTGCGGCTTGTACCGGCACGGGAACTTCGAAACGCAGTGGCGTTTCACTGCTCGGAGCAGGCGGCAGCGGGTGGAACGGCGGCGGCGGATCGCTAGATATGGGGAGCTCAAACTTCGGCGAGACGATCCTCGGCGAAGCGGTGCATCAGGCCGTGGATTCCCTGGGAGCACAACTCGACGCCAAGGCTGGCGCACTTCCGACGAACAAGGTTGTGGTTAGCGGCGTGGTGGCTGATGTCTCCGGAAACTCGATCATCATCAACGTCGGCAGCCGGCAGGGCATCAAGGTCGGCGACCAGCTCGATGTCGAACATCCGACCCGCACGGTGAAAGATCCGACGACCGGCAAGGTCCTGCGAACTGTGTCTGACCACCTCGGCAGCGCGACTGTGACCGAAGTGGATGAAGGCTCAGCAACACTCAACTTCAACGGCAGCGGCAAGCCCGCCGTGGGCGACACCGTGAAGTCTCCTCAGTAGTGCAACCGAATAGGAGGTTGCCATGAGTACTCCGCAAACGAATTACACGCCAATGCCGCCTGCGAACAAAAGCAACGCGGCATTGGTCGTCATTCTCGTCATCTTTGGTTTGATCGTCGTGGTAGGCGTTGCCGCCGCGATGTTTCTGCCGAAGATGTTGCGCGCACGGATGGACGCCAAGCACGCGACGCCCGCTGCCTCCACGCAATCACCGGCGGCGGCAGACCAACCCGCGCAGCCAGCGCCAACCCAGGCTAGCAGCGCAGACGCCGCCAGTCCGCCTACCAGCCCAACTCCAGACAGTTCGCAGCCGGCTCCGACCGCGGATGCTCCTGGCAGTGCCAGCGACACGCTGCAAGCCATGGGACACGCCGGGAAAGCTGGTGCCAAGAGCTCAGGCGCGAAAGTCGGCCATGGCTCGGCGGCTGATTACGGCACAAGCGCTGCGGACGCCCAGGCAGCCGCGCAACAAGCAGCCGAACGTGAGGCGGAGCAGCGCGAACTCGACAAGCTTGCCCACGAGCACAGCCTGCTAAGTACGCGCATGGCTTCTGTGGATAGCACGATCGAGACCATGAAGCAGGAACAAGCTCATCAAGGTCTCGGGATGCGTGGCGACATCGTTGCTACCCAGCAGAGGCTCCACGGCAACATGAACCGTCTTGAATCGGCCATCCAGGCGCACGACCTCAAGGCCGCACAGCAGTACATGGATCTCTGCGACCGCGACGCCGATACCCTCGACAAATTTGTCGGTCATTGAAATCGAAAGCATTTCGTCGCGCGGGCTTCGGCTCGCGCTTTTTCATGGGACAAAAAGTGAGTCGGTTATCCTGTTGGCACATCTCTTTCAAAAACATCGGAGAACCTAATGGCCGAAACTGCACAGGAATATGTCCAGCGCATTATCGCCACTCTCGGCGACATTGATCCGCTGCAATCGCTCGCAGAAACTCCGGGAAAACTCGACAGGATATTGAGCAGCTTTCCGGAGGAGCAGATTCGTCGCCGCCCGGCGCCAGGGAAGTGGTCGCCGGCAGAAATTGCAATTCACCTCTCCGAGGTCGAGATGGTGGTTGGGGTTCGCGTGCGGCTCGTCATTGGCACTAACGGCATCGCGATTCAAGGGTTCGATCAGGACTCCTGGGCCACTCGCTATGGTCACACCGACCTCGACATCGCGCTCGAAGCGTTTCGCGCACTGCGGGCTGCCAACGTCGCTTTCTATCGGAGCTTGAGCCCGGAACAATGGGAGCAGTACGGCATGCATTCGGAGCGCGGCAAGGAGACCGCACGCCGGATCGTAGAACTTTGCGCCGGACACGACATCAACCACCTTCGCCAAATCGAGGCGATACCCTTTGGATCGAACTGACCTCGTGCGAACAATTAACCGCGTGGAAACTCATCGGCCCGCGGACTCGCTAGAATCGGAGTAGGAGTCCACGGTTGCTCTTGTTCTTGATCGTTTTCCTGTTGCTGTGGGGAGGCATGCACGTATACGTCGTGCAGCGCCTCCTTTCCATTCCCACGCTTGCGGCGCATCTCCCGCTCAAAATCTTTCTTCCCATCGTCACTTTCCTGGCGCTGAGCTACGTCGCCTCCAGAATCATGGAGCACTATGAGCTGGGTAGGTTCTCGCACGTTCTCGAGTACATCGGGGCGACCTGGGTCGGCATCGTTTTTCTTCTGTTTGCGATGTTCGTTTTCGCAGATGCGCTCTCGGGTTTCGGTCTCTTTTTCCGTGAGCAACAGGTCCTGATTCGCACCGTCGCGCTTTGCACAGCCTGCGTTCTCATTGCCATCTCCTACGTTCAGGCGTGGCGCACTCCTGTCGTCACCGAGCACGAGGTCGCGATGCCGGGACTGCCGGCGTCGGCCGATGGCACCGTGGTTGTGGTTGGTACAGATCTCCATCTTGGCTCCATGCTGAATCACCGCTGGGCGAGCGCGCGTGCGGAACAGTTCAAGGCGCTCAAGCCCGATCTGATCCTGCTGATCGGCGACATTTTCGAAGGCGAGAAAGAAACACACGCGGGATGGC
This window encodes:
- a CDS encoding DUF4118 domain-containing protein, which encodes MAGIVVSVLLAVFLIFSVRGTHRSLIVPVVFLVFIILCARYFGMLAGVVASIIASGLFAVFLFEPYGSLQIKDHQALWNLALMLFAGIALSYANSGNEDEPKAPKNS
- a CDS encoding pyridoxal-dependent decarboxylase → MNRMKNNFHMLPDDFRAAGHKVIDWVADYHAHVEDFRVLSQVKPGEICDGLPDSPPQQGDSVTNILPDIERHVLPGITHWQSPNFYAYFPSNNSGPSILGDLVSSGLGVQGMLWATSPACTEVEMKMLDWLVQMLGLPEHFLNSSKHGGGVIQDSASSATLCALLAAREQATNGQTNEEGCRLPLVCYTSNQAHSHVEKDVKVAGLGRKNLRLIDVDQEFAMRPEALERQIVEDKAAGKIPFFVCATIGTTSSLAIDPIPEIAAICKRHGLWLHVDAAMAGTAALCPEFRWTHNGVELADSYAFNPHKWMYTNFDCTAFWVKDRHALINSLSVVPEYLRNQASEQGEVFDYRDWHVPLGRRFRALKLWFVIRHYGVEGLQHHVRQNVAWAQEFAAWVKADSRFELVAPHPLSLVCFRLKSGDAASEQLLKRANESGKIFISHTKLDGKYVLRFSIGQAKTERHHVEAAWKLISDLADRS
- a CDS encoding metallophosphoesterase; this translates as MFLIVFLLLWGGMHVYVVQRLLSIPTLAAHLPLKIFLPIVTFLALSYVASRIMEHYELGRFSHVLEYIGATWVGIVFLLFAMFVFADALSGFGLFFREQQVLIRTVALCTACVLIAISYVQAWRTPVVTEHEVAMPGLPASADGTVVVVGTDLHLGSMLNHRWASARAEQFKALKPDLILLIGDIFEGEKETHAGWLPVLQKFRAPQGVYAVTGNHEFYAGPDAIIELMGRAGFRVLRDENVELLPGLVIAGVDDPAFRKRGNRDQSVALDQAFADHPGGATIFLSHTPVLAEKAAQLGAGLMLSGHTHKGQIWPFQYIVRLAFRLVSGRYDISGMTAIVCRGTGTWGPRMRLWQPSEILRITLKSM
- a CDS encoding APC family permease, with product MSTIPKPAVKVFVATTVMLTFISFWRAAAIVLSDLASSAYYVGGDAEKVIGKSAPWFVLAVMLFSYAVRAIYIESSSMFVRGGVYKVVKSAMGGQLAKLSVSALLFDYVLTGPISAVSAGQYLVGFLQDLSTRLHHPITLSDAGVNYCAAVFGCLVTGYFWHKNIQGIHESSEKALRIMQITTVMVVILIGWCLATLVIHPSTAHLPPLPSGHNLLKTDESLGWLHGTMFANLTWILLLVGFGHSVLAMSGEESLAQVNREIEHPKLKNLEKAGLVIFLYSLLFTGLVSFFAVMIIPDNVRPNYFANLISGLAMNVAGPYNVKLLFQGFVVIVGALILSGAVNTAIVGANGVLNRLSEDGVMTPWFRKPHHRFGTSSRIINLIAGLQIATILASRGNVYLLAALYAFGVIWSFSFMSLAVFVLRFTSPEGREWRVPGNIRIGGKEIPVGVGLIAVLLFSIAIVNLFTKTLATKYGIAFSIFLYVVFTISERLNQKTVAGGGHDLEQFRVQAQDDITAEAMEVRPGNILVAVRDPRNLFYLREVLKHTDTTKQDVVVMTSRLYHREYSFSGNTNLDSSEVFEEYERQLFTAVVNEAEKQGRHVSLLVAPTNDVFESIVATGARLHSTVIVCGLSNKLTPEEQGKLTGDAWERLPDPKPRMRLIVASADGQKWEFELGPHTPRMRREDLKLMHDIWLQVTRDPAYSKLHHYHVIAVALKELQQRLNGTESAAALSDIRDEIERKDEEF
- a CDS encoding CsgG/HfaB family protein — encoded protein: MRRFTTAAVIALLLLSVSAFPQATRKKRVAIMSFDYGTVHSSVAAIFGSDQDVGKGISDLLIQKLVNDGDYSVIERAQLDKIMAEQNFSNSDRADPNSAAKIGRLLGVDAIITGSITQFGRDDQHTNVGGGGYGGITGRYGIGGVGTHSAKAVVGITARLVDVNTAEILAACTGTGTSKRSGVSLLGAGGSGWNGGGGSLDMGSSNFGETILGEAVHQAVDSLGAQLDAKAGALPTNKVVVSGVVADVSGNSIIINVGSRQGIKVGDQLDVEHPTRTVKDPTTGKVLRTVSDHLGSATVTEVDEGSATLNFNGSGKPAVGDTVKSPQ
- a CDS encoding DinB family protein, whose amino-acid sequence is MAETAQEYVQRIIATLGDIDPLQSLAETPGKLDRILSSFPEEQIRRRPAPGKWSPAEIAIHLSEVEMVVGVRVRLVIGTNGIAIQGFDQDSWATRYGHTDLDIALEAFRALRAANVAFYRSLSPEQWEQYGMHSERGKETARRIVELCAGHDINHLRQIEAIPFGSN